One segment of Candidatus Eremiobacteraceae bacterium DNA contains the following:
- a CDS encoding NAD(P) transhydrogenase subunit alpha yields MSPQLLTEITVFILAVFVGFEVISKVPSMLHTPLMSATNAIHGIVVVGAMLIAGASIGGTVGQAIGLAAMVLATINVVGGFAVTGRMLQMFKAKAGPKA; encoded by the coding sequence ATGAGCCCGCAGCTGCTCACCGAGATCACGGTCTTCATCCTCGCCGTGTTCGTCGGCTTCGAAGTCATATCGAAAGTGCCGTCGATGCTCCACACGCCGCTCATGTCGGCGACGAACGCGATCCACGGCATCGTCGTCGTCGGCGCGATGCTCATCGCCGGCGCTTCGATCGGCGGAACCGTCGGGCAGGCGATCGGCCTCGCCGCGATGGTGCTCGCGACGATCAACGTCGTCGGCGGCTTCGCGGTGACGGGCCGGATGCTCCAGATGTTCAAGGCGAAAGCGGGTCCTAAAGCATGA
- a CDS encoding NAD(P)(+) transhydrogenase (Re/Si-specific) subunit beta, translating to MTLTDTLLAFAYLITGVLFIIGLKFLSSPAHARTGNTLAAIGMLIGVVATGFDTHIITWPLIIIGAVIGAPIGYFSAMRVKMTAMPQMVALFNGAGGGAAALVSSGEFLRILTGDQSSDASTLVPIILSTIIGSISFAGSLVAFAKLQELMTGRPITYAGQQIVNGLIALTIVGLSVALVLGYLTPAVFGGLVAAALVLGVLAVLPIGGADMPVVISLLNSFTGVAVAITGFVLNNTVLIISGTLVGASGTLLTMLMAKAMNRSLGNVLFGAFGAAPASAGGAASASKQTSVRTASIEDVATMCAYARSVIIAPGYGMAVAQAQHAVRELSANLEKRGVDVQFAIHPVAGRMPGHMNVLLAEANVPYSQLHEMDEINPQFEHCDVALVIGANDVTNPAARNVPSSPIFGMPILDVDKAKAVIVFKRSMATGFAGIDNPLFENPKTAMLFGDAKDTVTKLAQTVNTV from the coding sequence ATGACGCTGACCGACACGCTGCTCGCCTTCGCCTACCTCATCACGGGCGTGCTCTTCATCATCGGCTTGAAGTTCTTGAGCTCGCCGGCGCACGCGCGAACGGGCAACACGCTCGCCGCGATCGGCATGCTCATCGGCGTCGTGGCGACCGGCTTCGATACGCACATCATAACGTGGCCGCTCATCATCATCGGCGCCGTTATCGGAGCGCCGATCGGCTACTTCTCGGCGATGCGCGTCAAGATGACCGCGATGCCGCAGATGGTCGCGCTGTTCAACGGCGCGGGCGGCGGCGCTGCGGCGCTCGTCTCGAGCGGGGAGTTCCTGCGCATCCTCACCGGCGACCAGTCATCCGATGCGTCGACGCTCGTGCCCATCATCTTGAGCACGATCATCGGCTCGATCTCTTTTGCCGGCTCGCTCGTTGCGTTCGCGAAATTGCAGGAGCTGATGACCGGCCGGCCGATCACGTACGCCGGTCAGCAGATCGTCAACGGTCTTATCGCGCTGACGATCGTGGGTCTCTCCGTCGCGCTCGTGCTCGGCTACCTCACGCCGGCGGTTTTCGGCGGATTGGTCGCGGCGGCGCTCGTCCTCGGCGTCTTGGCGGTACTACCGATCGGCGGTGCCGATATGCCGGTCGTCATCTCGCTGCTCAACTCGTTCACCGGCGTCGCGGTGGCGATCACCGGCTTCGTCTTGAACAACACCGTGCTCATCATCAGCGGCACGCTCGTCGGCGCGTCCGGTACGCTGCTGACGATGCTCATGGCCAAAGCGATGAACCGCAGCCTAGGCAACGTGCTCTTCGGGGCATTCGGGGCGGCTCCGGCGTCGGCTGGTGGCGCTGCGAGCGCCAGCAAGCAGACATCGGTGCGCACCGCTTCTATTGAAGACGTCGCGACGATGTGCGCGTACGCGCGCAGCGTCATCATCGCGCCGGGTTACGGCATGGCGGTCGCGCAGGCGCAACACGCGGTGCGCGAACTGTCGGCGAATCTCGAAAAGCGCGGCGTCGACGTGCAATTCGCGATCCACCCGGTGGCGGGCCGGATGCCCGGACACATGAACGTCCTCCTCGCGGAAGCGAACGTGCCGTACTCGCAGCTCCACGAGATGGATGAGATCAACCCGCAATTCGAACACTGCGACGTCGCGCTCGTCATCGGCGCGAACGACGTGACGAATCCCGCGGCTCGCAACGTCCCGTCGAGTCCGATCTTCGGCATGCCGATCCTCGACGTCGATAAGGCGAAGGCGGTTATCGTCTTCAAGCGTTCGATGGCGACCGGATTCGCCGGCATCGACAACCCGCTGTTCGAGAACCCGAAGACGGCGATGCTCTTCGGCGATGCGAAGGACACCGTGACGAAACTCGCCCAAACGGTCAACACGGTCTAG
- a CDS encoding GNAT family N-acetyltransferase, whose product MEQLETERLVLEPIGPSHARTLFPLVSHVRLFTYVDQDPPASEQALEMRYRGWSTGLSPDRSERWLNWAARLRGTEVYVGWFQATVRADRTAEIAYVTFVDHQRCGYAKEATTAVMAHLVRSYLVTSIVATVDPRNSASIALANSLGMQQVSGAGKDLRFAVDAKRDA is encoded by the coding sequence GTGGAACAGCTCGAAACGGAGCGGCTCGTCCTCGAACCGATCGGGCCGTCGCACGCGCGGACGCTTTTCCCGCTCGTGAGCCACGTCCGCCTTTTCACGTACGTCGATCAAGACCCGCCGGCGTCGGAGCAAGCGCTCGAGATGCGCTATCGCGGGTGGTCGACGGGTCTATCGCCAGATCGTTCCGAGCGATGGCTCAACTGGGCAGCGCGCTTGCGCGGCACGGAAGTGTACGTCGGCTGGTTCCAGGCCACCGTGCGCGCCGATCGGACGGCCGAGATCGCCTATGTCACGTTCGTCGATCATCAACGCTGCGGATATGCGAAGGAAGCCACGACCGCCGTCATGGCGCACCTCGTGCGCTCGTATCTCGTGACATCGATCGTGGCGACGGTCGACCCGCGGAACTCGGCGTCGATCGCGCTCGCGAACTCGCTCGGGATGCAACAGGTTTCGGGAGCGGGCAAGGACCTGCGCTTCGCTGTCGACGCGAAGCGAGATGCTTAG
- the hslV gene encoding ATP-dependent protease subunit HslV, whose amino-acid sequence MKSRSTTILAVRRDGKLAIAGDGQVTFDKTVMKHKARKIRRIGDGKVLAGFAGSAADGITLLDKFEAKLSEYRGNLTRAAVELAKDWRTDRYLRRLEALLIVGDTEHLFVLSGTGDVVEPDDDVAAIGSGGPYAQAAAVALLRNSTMSADQIVREALAIAAKICIYTNEDIAVEVL is encoded by the coding sequence ATGAAATCACGTTCGACGACTATCCTCGCCGTGCGCCGCGACGGCAAACTCGCGATCGCCGGCGACGGACAGGTGACGTTCGACAAGACCGTCATGAAGCATAAGGCGCGCAAGATCCGTCGGATCGGCGACGGCAAAGTGCTCGCAGGCTTCGCCGGCTCGGCGGCAGACGGCATAACGCTGCTCGATAAGTTCGAGGCCAAGCTCTCCGAGTATCGAGGCAACCTCACGCGCGCCGCGGTCGAACTCGCGAAGGATTGGCGCACCGACCGCTACCTGCGTCGGCTCGAAGCGCTGCTCATCGTCGGCGATACCGAGCATCTCTTCGTGTTGTCCGGAACCGGCGACGTGGTCGAACCGGATGATGACGTCGCCGCGATCGGCAGCGGCGGCCCGTACGCACAAGCGGCGGCGGTCGCGCTCCTGCGCAACAGCACGATGTCGGCCGATCAGATCGTCCGCGAAGCGCTCGCGATCGCGGCGAAGATCTGCATCTATACGAACGAGGATATCGCGGTCGAGGTCTTGTGA
- the trmFO gene encoding methylenetetrahydrofolate--tRNA-(uracil(54)-C(5))-methyltransferase (FADH(2)-oxidizing) TrmFO, which translates to MNRLIIVGGGLAGTEAAWQAAQSGVPVTLFEMRPTRMTAAHKTGNLAELVCSNSLRAASTENAVGLIKEEMARLDSIVVACARESSVPAGGALAVDRERFAASIADRIGAHPLIELRREEVREIDPRTVSVVACGPLASESLAASLSKLCGTKHLHYFDAASPIVATESIDRSQLFEASRYGKGDGADYLNIPLDREQYRQLVRDLVESEKHEPHGFEEDAAGGKVPYFEACLPVEVMAERGEETLRFGPLKPVGLEDPSTGKRPYAVIQLRRENREGTAYNLVGFQTRLSWPAQKAVFSKLPGLQDAEWLRLGVMHRNTFVDSPRVLNADLSLKNAPNVFLAGQVTGSEGYVEAAASGIVASINACRRLRGEKIAFVPPATTALGALCAYLRDDTSADFQPQNVTFAYFAPLETAIRDKKARRRALAERALTAIDEIAAQLDRRPLAAAGNPK; encoded by the coding sequence GTGAACCGATTGATCATCGTCGGCGGCGGCCTTGCCGGAACGGAAGCCGCATGGCAGGCCGCGCAGAGCGGCGTGCCGGTGACGCTGTTTGAGATGCGGCCAACGCGCATGACCGCTGCCCACAAGACCGGCAACCTCGCCGAACTCGTCTGCAGTAACAGCCTTCGCGCGGCGTCGACCGAGAACGCTGTCGGCCTCATCAAGGAAGAGATGGCGCGGCTCGACTCGATCGTCGTCGCCTGCGCGCGCGAGTCTTCGGTGCCGGCCGGTGGCGCGCTCGCGGTCGATCGCGAGCGTTTCGCCGCGTCTATAGCGGACCGCATCGGCGCGCATCCGTTGATCGAACTGCGGCGCGAGGAAGTCCGGGAGATCGACCCGCGCACGGTGAGCGTCGTCGCGTGCGGTCCGCTTGCGAGCGAGAGCCTCGCGGCGTCGTTATCCAAACTGTGCGGCACAAAGCATCTCCACTACTTCGACGCGGCGTCGCCGATCGTCGCGACCGAGTCGATCGATCGCTCGCAGCTATTCGAAGCGTCGCGCTACGGTAAGGGCGACGGCGCGGACTATCTCAACATCCCGCTCGACCGCGAACAATACCGTCAGCTCGTGCGCGATCTCGTCGAGAGCGAAAAGCACGAACCGCACGGATTCGAAGAAGATGCGGCCGGCGGTAAGGTGCCGTACTTCGAAGCGTGCCTGCCGGTCGAAGTGATGGCGGAGCGAGGCGAGGAGACGCTGCGCTTCGGTCCCCTCAAGCCCGTCGGTTTGGAAGACCCGTCCACCGGCAAGCGGCCGTATGCGGTCATCCAGCTGCGGCGCGAGAACCGGGAGGGCACCGCGTATAACCTCGTCGGATTTCAAACGCGACTCTCGTGGCCGGCGCAAAAAGCGGTGTTCTCGAAACTGCCGGGACTCCAAGATGCAGAGTGGCTGCGTCTCGGCGTCATGCATCGCAACACGTTCGTCGATTCGCCGCGCGTGCTGAACGCGGATCTCTCATTGAAAAACGCGCCGAACGTCTTTCTCGCGGGCCAAGTCACCGGCAGCGAGGGCTACGTCGAAGCCGCAGCGAGCGGTATCGTCGCTTCGATCAACGCGTGCCGTCGGTTGCGCGGCGAAAAGATAGCGTTCGTGCCGCCCGCGACGACCGCGCTCGGCGCGCTCTGCGCGTACTTGCGCGACGACACGTCTGCCGATTTCCAGCCGCAAAACGTGACGTTCGCCTACTTCGCGCCGCTCGAAACCGCCATACGCGACAAGAAGGCGCGGCGCCGCGCGCTCGCCGAACGTGCGCTGACCGCGATCGATGAGATCGCCGCGCAACTAGACCGACGACCGCTCGCTGCGGCGGGAAATCCAAAATGA
- the topA gene encoding type I DNA topoisomerase, with amino-acid sequence MSKSLIIVESPAKARTLKKYLGSRYQVLPSVGHVRDLPKSRLGVDVDNDFAPTYVTIKGKGDVIKELRAAVKKAAHVYLAPDPDREGEAIAWHLRELLKIPDAKRIELHEITKQAAQEALKHPSDINMDRVNAQQARRILDRLVGFKISPLLWRKVRGGLSAGRVQSVAVKLIVDREREIEDFLKNKKRSYWTVHARLWPHGHHDQEHTLIANLYSVDGRRTGLSEADAAIVGQKTSYVTTEADANLLVGRLKRSKFAVTSVKQEPRKDNPRGPFTTSTLQQEASKKLKMRVSKTMQIAQGLYEGVDVGDEGTVGLITYMRTDSTRLSSTALAMAEQYVRERFPDENGKSFWGGKQYKVSDDAQDAHEAIRPTDVNRTPDKMKPFLEAAQLKLYRLIWERFVASQMSPAELEQTTVEIEADGCTLRATGSVVTFLGYRKVYEESRDEDASEEDDDARRGLPPVEQGQRLDPRHVGADAHETQPPPRYTEATLVKALEERGIGRPSTYASIVGTIQARGYVVLEQRRFKPVEDGYTVTDLLAEYFPEIVNDSFTSDMERRLDRVEDAHDDWVVPLREFWTPFVAQLENAEKTIPKMEFEDVPTGESCPNCGKPLIFKNGRNGKFIACSGYPACKTTKNIIIDAGVVCPVDGGMIVEKRGRKRGKVFYGCNNWPQCNFVAWYPPVVGSKCRTCGAFLIRKSGRKGDKIVCSVDPLHEHGHHEAEPSPSAADEHAA; translated from the coding sequence TTGTCGAAATCGCTCATCATCGTCGAGTCTCCAGCCAAGGCACGGACGCTCAAGAAATACCTCGGCTCACGCTACCAGGTGCTCCCGTCGGTCGGGCACGTCCGGGATCTGCCCAAGAGCCGTCTCGGCGTCGACGTCGATAACGACTTCGCCCCGACCTACGTCACCATCAAGGGCAAGGGTGACGTCATCAAAGAGCTTCGTGCGGCGGTCAAAAAGGCCGCCCACGTCTATCTGGCCCCCGATCCGGACCGCGAAGGCGAGGCGATCGCCTGGCATTTGCGCGAGCTATTGAAGATCCCGGACGCGAAGCGGATCGAGCTCCACGAGATCACCAAGCAGGCCGCTCAGGAAGCGCTCAAGCACCCGAGCGACATCAACATGGACCGCGTCAACGCGCAGCAAGCGCGGCGCATCCTCGACCGGCTCGTCGGCTTCAAGATCTCTCCTTTATTGTGGCGCAAGGTGCGCGGTGGTCTGTCGGCCGGGCGCGTCCAGTCGGTCGCGGTAAAGCTGATCGTCGACCGCGAGCGCGAGATCGAGGACTTCCTCAAAAACAAGAAGCGTTCGTACTGGACGGTTCACGCGCGGCTGTGGCCGCACGGCCATCACGACCAAGAGCACACGCTGATCGCGAACCTCTATTCGGTCGACGGCCGGCGCACCGGCTTGTCCGAGGCCGATGCCGCGATCGTCGGTCAGAAGACGTCGTACGTGACGACCGAGGCCGACGCGAACCTACTCGTCGGGCGCCTGAAGCGCTCGAAGTTCGCCGTCACATCGGTGAAGCAGGAGCCGCGCAAAGATAATCCGCGCGGACCGTTCACGACGAGCACGCTGCAACAGGAAGCGTCGAAGAAGCTCAAGATGCGCGTGAGCAAGACGATGCAGATCGCGCAAGGCTTGTATGAGGGCGTCGACGTCGGCGACGAGGGCACGGTCGGCCTCATCACCTACATGCGTACGGACTCGACGCGTTTGTCGTCGACCGCGCTCGCGATGGCCGAGCAGTACGTCCGCGAACGTTTCCCCGATGAGAACGGCAAGTCGTTCTGGGGCGGCAAGCAGTACAAAGTCTCGGACGACGCGCAAGACGCGCACGAAGCGATTCGTCCGACCGACGTCAACCGCACGCCCGATAAGATGAAGCCATTCCTCGAGGCTGCGCAGCTGAAGCTGTACCGCCTCATCTGGGAGCGCTTCGTCGCGAGCCAGATGTCGCCGGCGGAGCTCGAGCAGACGACGGTCGAGATCGAGGCGGATGGCTGCACGTTGCGCGCGACCGGCAGCGTCGTCACGTTCCTCGGCTATCGAAAAGTATACGAAGAGAGCCGCGATGAGGACGCGTCGGAAGAAGATGACGATGCGCGTCGCGGTCTGCCGCCGGTCGAGCAAGGACAGCGCCTCGATCCTCGTCACGTCGGCGCCGACGCGCACGAGACGCAGCCTCCGCCGCGTTATACTGAAGCGACGCTCGTCAAAGCGCTCGAGGAACGCGGCATCGGTAGGCCGAGCACGTATGCATCGATCGTCGGCACGATCCAGGCGCGCGGGTACGTCGTGCTCGAGCAGCGCCGATTCAAGCCGGTCGAGGACGGCTACACGGTGACGGATCTGCTCGCCGAGTACTTCCCGGAGATCGTCAACGACAGCTTCACGTCCGATATGGAGCGCCGGCTCGACCGCGTCGAGGATGCCCACGACGATTGGGTCGTGCCTCTGCGCGAGTTCTGGACGCCGTTCGTCGCGCAGCTCGAAAACGCCGAGAAGACGATCCCGAAGATGGAATTCGAGGACGTGCCGACCGGTGAGTCGTGTCCGAACTGCGGCAAGCCGCTCATCTTCAAGAACGGGCGCAACGGCAAGTTCATCGCGTGCTCCGGCTATCCGGCGTGCAAGACGACGAAGAACATCATCATCGATGCGGGCGTCGTGTGCCCGGTCGACGGCGGCATGATCGTCGAGAAGCGCGGACGCAAGCGCGGCAAGGTCTTCTACGGCTGCAATAACTGGCCGCAGTGCAACTTCGTCGCGTGGTATCCGCCGGTCGTCGGCTCGAAGTGCCGGACCTGCGGTGCATTCTTGATCCGCAAGTCGGGCCGCAAGGGCGACAAGATCGTCTGCAGCGTCGATCCGCTCCACGAGCATGGGCATCACGAGGCAGAGCCGTCACCAAGCGCCGCCGACGAACACGCGGCGTAA
- a CDS encoding dipeptide ABC transporter ATP-binding protein, translated as MAAEMKPASDSQALVEVEGVTKYFPITAGVFSRHVADVKAVDGVSFSIKTGETLGLVGESGSGKTTIGRCILRLLEPTTGAIRFDGEDITKIDRKAMRAKRREMQVIFQDPYASLNPRMTVGDIIAEPLQIHKLAKGPEVDAKVNDLLRTVGLSPYHANRYPHEFSGGQRQRIGVARALAVSPKFIVADEPVSALDVSIQAQVVNLLQDLQQQFGLTYLFIAHDLSVVRHISDRVAVMYVGKIMELADRDALYERPLHPYTQSLLSAIPIPDPRAEARRERIILEGDIPSPVRPPSGCRFHTRCPIAYERCKVEVPELLNYGDHFVACHKVQELGGAQPSIKVGAAPIGSKSP; from the coding sequence ATGGCAGCTGAGATGAAGCCGGCCTCGGACTCGCAAGCGCTCGTCGAGGTCGAGGGCGTCACCAAGTATTTCCCAATCACGGCCGGCGTGTTCTCGCGGCACGTCGCCGACGTCAAGGCGGTCGACGGTGTCTCGTTCAGCATCAAGACCGGCGAGACGCTCGGGCTCGTCGGCGAGTCCGGTTCCGGCAAGACGACGATCGGACGCTGCATCTTGCGATTGCTCGAGCCGACGACCGGCGCAATCCGCTTCGACGGCGAAGACATCACGAAGATCGACCGGAAAGCGATGCGCGCGAAGCGCAGAGAGATGCAGGTCATCTTCCAAGACCCGTACGCGTCGCTCAACCCGCGCATGACGGTCGGCGACATCATCGCCGAGCCGCTGCAGATCCACAAGCTCGCCAAGGGCCCCGAAGTCGACGCGAAAGTGAACGACCTGCTGCGCACGGTCGGCCTCTCACCGTACCATGCGAACCGCTATCCGCACGAATTTTCAGGCGGGCAGCGCCAGCGCATCGGCGTCGCCCGCGCGCTCGCGGTGAGCCCGAAGTTCATCGTCGCGGACGAGCCGGTCTCGGCGCTCGACGTCTCGATCCAAGCACAGGTCGTCAATCTTCTACAAGACCTGCAGCAGCAATTCGGTTTGACATATCTTTTCATCGCACACGATCTGTCGGTCGTCCGCCACATATCCGATCGCGTCGCCGTCATGTACGTCGGCAAGATCATGGAGCTGGCGGACCGCGATGCGCTGTACGAGCGGCCGCTTCATCCGTACACGCAATCGCTGCTGTCGGCGATTCCGATCCCCGACCCGCGCGCGGAAGCTCGGCGCGAGCGCATCATCCTGGAAGGCGACATCCCGTCGCCGGTGCGACCCCCGAGCGGCTGCCGATTCCATACGCGATGCCCGATAGCGTACGAACGATGCAAGGTCGAGGTGCCGGAGCTCTTGAACTACGGGGACCACTTCGTGGCATGCCACAAAGTGCAAGAGCTGGGCGGAGCGCAGCCATCGATCAAAGTGGGCGCCGCGCCGATCGGTTCGAAATCGCCCTGA
- a CDS encoding ABC transporter ATP-binding protein has product MSLLAVKDLRVTFATDDGIVRAVNGLSFDLAPGETLGIVGESGSGKSVTALSIMRLIASPPGRIENGKVIFKDTDLLTIDEQQMRRIRGNKISMIFQDPMTSLNPVLTIGDQITETIVLHQHKTKAEARKRAVEMLDLVRIPDAAKRLGDYPHQFSGGMRQRVMIAMALSCDPELLIADEPTTALDVTIQAQILDLMRDLQKRLNSAIIMITHDLGVVAEVCENVLVMYGGNMIEYGTADQIFNSPKHPYTWGLLDSLPRLDEKGRRRLVPIEGQPPNLLKLPTGCSFAARCRYAQPKHFEIEPPLIDFGGTHVARCWLYETDKSVDVRQLREQAAVTEVAAAEAFIAEGKGKADGS; this is encoded by the coding sequence ATGTCTCTGCTTGCTGTCAAGGACCTGCGTGTGACGTTCGCGACCGACGACGGCATCGTCCGCGCGGTCAACGGGCTCTCGTTCGATCTCGCGCCGGGCGAAACGCTCGGCATCGTCGGCGAATCGGGATCCGGTAAGAGCGTCACGGCGCTGTCGATCATGCGGCTCATCGCATCGCCCCCCGGCCGCATCGAGAACGGGAAGGTCATCTTCAAAGACACGGACCTGCTGACGATCGACGAGCAGCAGATGCGGCGGATCCGCGGCAACAAGATCTCGATGATCTTCCAAGACCCGATGACGAGCCTCAATCCGGTGCTCACGATCGGCGACCAGATCACCGAGACGATCGTCCTCCACCAGCACAAGACGAAGGCCGAAGCGCGCAAACGCGCGGTCGAGATGCTCGACCTCGTCCGCATCCCCGACGCTGCAAAACGTCTCGGCGATTATCCGCATCAGTTCTCGGGCGGCATGCGCCAGCGTGTCATGATCGCGATGGCGCTTTCGTGCGATCCCGAGCTGCTCATCGCCGACGAACCGACGACCGCGCTCGACGTTACGATCCAGGCGCAGATCCTCGACCTCATGCGCGACCTGCAGAAGCGGCTCAACTCCGCGATCATCATGATCACGCACGATCTTGGCGTCGTCGCCGAGGTGTGCGAGAACGTGCTCGTCATGTACGGCGGCAACATGATCGAGTACGGCACCGCCGATCAGATCTTCAATTCGCCGAAGCATCCGTACACGTGGGGCCTGCTCGATTCGCTGCCGCGGCTCGATGAAAAGGGGCGCCGTCGGCTCGTGCCGATCGAGGGGCAGCCGCCGAACCTGCTCAAACTGCCGACCGGCTGTTCTTTCGCAGCGCGCTGCCGCTACGCGCAGCCGAAGCATTTCGAGATCGAGCCGCCGCTCATCGATTTCGGCGGCACGCACGTCGCGCGTTGTTGGCTGTACGAGACCGACAAGTCGGTCGACGTCCGCCAATTGCGGGAGCAAGCCGCGGTCACGGAAGTCGCGGCCGCCGAGGCCTTCATCGCCGAAGGCAAGGGTAAGGCCGATGGCAGCTGA
- the opp4C gene encoding oligopeptide ABC transporter permease, with translation MTSVPAKAVVTDDLTPHVSMTADVWRRFRRNRLALVGLAIVLLLVLSALFAPLLSHYDPNAIDTSIMGTPQTPSFVHLFGTDDDGRDYFARMLFGARISLEVGISAMLVAITFGTFYGAISGYFGGIVDAILMRFVDMMLSFPTFFLILAIEALTNNFSIIVIMLVIGLLSWMSVARLVRGQILSLRERDFISAAKAVGAPDGRIMWRHLLPNALAPVIVAATLAIGNNILTESALSYLGLGVQPPTASWGNSLQKALDPDVLGAPWLTFIPGMLIVITVMAFNLVGEGLRDALDPRSSGGRA, from the coding sequence ATGACTAGCGTGCCGGCGAAAGCGGTCGTCACGGACGACCTCACCCCGCACGTCTCGATGACCGCGGACGTCTGGCGGCGCTTCAGGCGCAACCGGCTGGCCCTGGTCGGACTCGCCATCGTCCTATTGCTCGTCCTCTCCGCTCTTTTCGCGCCGCTCCTCTCGCACTACGATCCCAACGCGATCGACACGTCGATCATGGGCACTCCGCAAACGCCGTCATTCGTACATCTCTTCGGCACGGATGATGACGGCCGCGACTACTTCGCCCGGATGCTGTTCGGCGCGCGCATCTCGCTCGAGGTCGGCATCTCGGCGATGCTCGTCGCCATCACGTTCGGGACGTTCTACGGCGCCATCTCAGGGTACTTCGGCGGCATCGTCGACGCTATCCTCATGCGCTTCGTCGACATGATGCTCTCGTTCCCGACGTTCTTTCTCATCCTAGCGATCGAAGCGCTGACGAACAACTTCAGCATCATCGTCATCATGCTCGTCATCGGCTTGCTGTCGTGGATGAGCGTCGCGCGCCTCGTCCGTGGGCAAATCCTGAGCTTGCGCGAGCGCGACTTCATATCAGCGGCGAAAGCGGTCGGCGCACCGGACGGCCGCATCATGTGGCGGCATTTGCTGCCGAATGCGCTCGCGCCGGTCATCGTCGCAGCGACGCTCGCGATCGGCAACAACATCCTAACCGAATCGGCCCTGTCGTATCTCGGTCTCGGCGTCCAGCCGCCGACCGCGAGTTGGGGCAACAGCCTTCAGAAGGCGCTCGATCCGGACGTCCTCGGCGCGCCGTGGCTGACATTCATACCCGGGATGTTGATCGTCATCACCGTCATGGCGTTCAACCTCGTCGGCGAGGGCTTGCGCGATGCGCTCGACCCGCGCTCGTCAGGCGGGCGCGCATAG
- a CDS encoding ABC transporter permease, with amino-acid sequence MTNYLIRRVIGLVPLLIGISLVSFGMMFMAPGGPTSVFLASSHPMSPVEIENIRHNLGLDKPWYVQYFLWLGNILHGNFGYSFTDGRPVLTKILEKVPVTALLIGVSFFFTIMIAIPTAIYSAVHKDSLFDYIATAIAFIGYGAPTFWLGIELIQLFSVKWNLLPDSGLTSIDSTGFNLGDVTRHLILPVATLTFVSLASWIRFQRSSMLEVLGEDYIRTAAAKGLSGNVVVFKHAFRNALLPLITLLGLYLPALLTGAYFVEIVFTIPGMGYLGLNAIFERDYPTVMGTTVISAVLVVIGNLLADIGYAAADPRIRYD; translated from the coding sequence GTGACCAACTACCTCATCCGGCGCGTCATCGGGCTGGTGCCGCTGCTCATCGGCATATCACTGGTGTCCTTCGGCATGATGTTCATGGCGCCAGGCGGTCCGACGTCCGTATTCCTTGCAAGCTCGCATCCGATGTCACCGGTCGAGATCGAGAACATTCGTCACAACCTCGGTCTCGATAAGCCGTGGTACGTGCAATACTTCTTGTGGCTCGGCAACATATTGCATGGGAACTTCGGCTACTCGTTCACCGACGGGCGCCCCGTGCTCACGAAGATCCTCGAGAAGGTGCCGGTGACCGCCCTTCTGATCGGCGTCTCCTTTTTCTTCACCATCATGATCGCCATCCCGACCGCGATCTACTCGGCGGTGCATAAGGACTCGCTTTTCGACTACATCGCGACCGCGATCGCGTTCATCGGCTACGGCGCGCCGACGTTCTGGCTCGGCATCGAGCTCATCCAGCTGTTCAGCGTCAAGTGGAACTTGCTGCCCGATTCCGGTTTGACGAGCATCGACTCGACAGGCTTCAACCTCGGCGACGTGACCAGGCACCTCATCTTGCCCGTAGCGACGCTGACGTTCGTCAGCCTCGCGAGCTGGATCCGGTTCCAGCGATCTTCAATGTTAGAGGTGCTCGGCGAGGACTACATACGGACGGCCGCCGCGAAAGGGCTTTCCGGAAACGTCGTCGTCTTCAAGCACGCCTTCCGCAACGCGCTCCTGCCCCTCATCACGCTCCTCGGCCTCTATCTCCCGGCACTGCTCACCGGCGCGTACTTCGTCGAGATCGTCTTCACGATTCCCGGGATGGGCTATCTTGGGCTCAACGCGATCTTCGAGCGCGACTATCCGACGGTCATGGGGACGACGGTCATCTCCGCAGTGCTCGTCGTCATCGGCAATCTATTGGCGGACATCGGCTACGCCGCCGCGGACCCGAGGATCCGGTATGACTAG